The proteins below are encoded in one region of Vespula pensylvanica isolate Volc-1 chromosome 4, ASM1446617v1, whole genome shotgun sequence:
- the LOC122628657 gene encoding unconventional myosin-XVIIIa isoform X5, which yields MPSVPSSTFSESMTPNSHNLIESNVDGTSEDRKDLLNSPSTSKSLGNLAKRPPLPPIVNQTKRPSSRLHVGGGTLNSITRSPSPSNSLSSSLSYRARSTTRSPSLTSSRAYSRLDCSTSLSVPPRRTFPRENSVASLANEDVASKEQAPVVFDASLNFVLGCDKQRVRQSFRPTASHLEPATASSYLSNRISQFLKRTDHIMDEWRSLGHKEDLDENCVSISNNPRNNSRAYMGRSQSATNIMIKGYQYFSRSSSRTKSPSSRRSISRASEDRTLSDGPGNELSEMTADFAEEHSTSTLAAERIDAETSERLRLERELQDVTEANKNLQQTTERLEMELLYARAADLNGVASDGEDGEDGGVYRQRYEHAIRELEFTKRKMAQQHEDDLEQLVGLKKQLEKKLADAYEEVEEQRQVVGQWKRRVQKLNGEMHDLRLLLEEQTARNNLLEKKQRKFDSETQNLMNDLRQEKAQRERLAREKEIAIAEKFTIEQNLSDAKLEIELKEERLRTLSQELEELTFGGKTEEEVAQLKKAKHELEKRTKDQEEELDDLAGQVQLLEQAKLRLEMSIEQQRKEMRKEMQQRDEELEDVRGNALKKVKALESQLENEHEERTILLREKHELERRLVAIEEQDRADRAVDAETTQRLKRDLKRTRALLRDAQTMLERSKGDSTGKAALRQLKNQLEDAECARAAAVKAKQALEQELNETQATLEEATRLRSEAEDRANAANRERSELLSQLEENEEELAEVLKKYRAAVQQVSAEQAQLQEAQVQIAALEAEKSSLKDQLSELNQRLESVEQLGDPTANSLATRRLEFRTKELESKLELEQTTRARLETQIARLKESVEKLQTETALLRTKEQTAQDTARRLQRSLRDAREEASSALAREQEATRARRELEKSLEAAEAETKVARDDLRLALQRIDDLQSAIQGELDLDCSEEATSENSDSD from the exons ATGCCGTCGGTACCATCGTCAACATTCTCGGAAAGCATGACACCAAACAGTCACAATCTGATCGAATCTAACGTCGATGGTACATCGGAGGACAGGAAAGACCTGCTAAATTCTCCGAGTACCAGTAAAAGTCTTGGCAACTTAGCAAAGAGACCACCCTTACCACCGATCGTCAATCAGACGAAAAGACCAAGTAGTAGATTACATGTCGGTGGTGGTACTTTGAATTCGATCACGAGAAGTCCGTCGCCTTCTAATAGTCTCTCTTCTAGTCTATCTTATCGCGCTAGATCAACCACCAGATCACCTTCGTTAACTTCCTCCAGAGCTTATTCTCGCTTGGACTGTTCGACGTCACTTTCCGTACCACCACGTCGAACGTTTCCACGTGAAAACAGCGTGGCTTCCTTGGCCAACGAGGATGTTGCCTCGAAAGAACAAGCACCTGTTGTCTTTGATGCTAGTCTTAACTTCGTTTTGGGCTGTGATAAACAACGAGTCAGACAATCCTTCAGACCTACGGCCTCTCATCTTGAACCTGCCACAGCTTCCTCCTATCTTTCCAACAGAATATCGCAATTTCTTAAACGAACCGATCATATCATGGACGAATGGCGAAGTCTTGGTCATAAGGAAGACTTGGATGAGAATTGTGTATCCATCTCCAATAATCCACGAAACAACTCGAGAGCGTACATGGGAAGAAGTCAAAGTGCTACGAATATCATGATCAAAGGGTATCAATACTTCAGTAGGTCTTCCAGTAGGACTAAGAGTCCTTCCTCGAGACGAAGTATTTCTAGGGCTTCGGAAGATAGGACACTGTCGGATGGTCCTGGGAATGAG TTGAGTGAAATGACGGCTGACTTCGCGGAGGAACACTCGACCTCTACGTTAGCGGCCGAGAGGATCGATGCAGAAACATCGGAACGTTTAAGATTGGAACGAGAACTCCAGGATGTTACCGAGGCTAATAAGAATCTCCAGCAGACTACTGAAAGACTCGAAATGGAATTATTGTACGCGAGAGCAGCTGATTTGAACGGCGTCGCGTCGGATGGGGAAGATGGCGAAGATGGTGGTGTTTATAGGCAACGCTACGAACATGCTATTCGTGAACTCGAATTTACCAAGAGAAAGATGGCTCAACAGCACGAAGACGATCTCGAACAATTGGTTGGTCTGAAGAAGCAATTGGAGAAGAAG CTGGCCGATGCCTATGAAGAAGTCGAAGAACAACGTCAAGTCGTAGGTCAATGGAAACGTCGAGTTCAAAAGTTAAACGGTGAAATGCATGACCTAAGATTACTGCTGGAAGAACAAACCGCTAGAAATAATCTTTTGGAGAAGAAACAACGCAA ATTTGATTCGGAAACGCAAAACTTGATGAACGATCTCAGACAGGAAAAAGCGCAACGAGAAAGATTGGCGCGGGAAAAAGAGATTGCGATCGCTGAGAAATTCACGATAGAACAAAACCTGAGT GACGCAAAATTAGAAATTGAattgaaagaggaaagacTTCGTACGTTGAGTCAAGAACTGGAAGAATTAACGTTCGGTGGTAAAACAGAAGAAGAGGTTGCTCAATTGAAGAAAGCGAAACACGAGTTGGAAAAACGTACAAAAGATCAAGAGGAAGAACTGGATGATTTGGCTGGACAAGTGCAGCTGCTTGAACAGGCAAAATTGAGACTCGAGATGAGTATTGAACAGCAACGCAAAGAGATGCGAAAAGAGATGCAGCAACGTGACGAGGAGTTGGAAGATGTACGTGGAAATGCACTTAAAAAGGTAAAAGCATTGGAATCTCAGTTGGAGAACGAACACGAGGAACGAACGATACTTCTTCGAGAGAAACACGAATTGGAACGAAGATTGGTAGCCATAGAAGAACAGGATAGGGCTGATCGTGCTGTGGATGCTGAAACGACACAAAG attaaaaagagacCTAAAGAGAACAAGAGCATTGCTGAGGGATGCCCAGACAATGTTAGAAAGATCGAAAGGTGATTCGACTGGTAAAGCTGCTTTGAGGCAATTGAAGAACCAATTGGAAGACGCTGAATGTGCCAGAGCAGCGGCTGTTAAAGCTAAACAAGCTTTGGAACAAGAATTGAACGAGACGCAAGCTACTTTGGAAGAAGCTACGAGGCTACGTTCCGAAGCCGAGGATCGTGCTAATGCTGCTAATCGTGAACGATCGGAGCTTCTCTCTCAgctcgaagaaaacgaagaagaactcGCTGAA gtaTTGAAAAAGTATCGAGCTGCTGTTCAACAAGTTTCCGCAGAGCAAGCACAATTGCAAGAAGCTCAGGTGCAGATCGCAGCGCTCGAAGCAGAAAAGTCGTCGTTGAAAGATCAGTTATCAGAATTGAATCAACGATTGGAATCCGTTGAACAACTCGGTGATCCAACTGCAAATAGTCTTGCTACGAGACGATTAGAGTTTCGCACAAAGGAATTGGAAAGTAAATTGGAACTGGAACAAACAACGAGGGCTCGTCTCgag aCTCAAATAGCACGACTTAAGGAGAGCGTCGAGAAGCTTCAAACCGAGACGGCTTTGCTaagaacaaaggaacaaaCGGCACAAGACACGGCAAGAAGATTGCAAAGATCATTACGCGACGCTCGCGAAGAAGCGAGTTCCGCGTTAGCTCGCGAGCAAGAAGCGACACGTGCACGACGCGAGCTAGAGAAATCTTTGGAGGCTGCTGAAGCTGAAACTAAGGTCGCTCGGGACGATCTAAGATTAGCGCTTCAAAGAATAGACGATTTGCAAAGTGCTATACAGGGTGAACTCGACTTAGATTGTAGCGAAGAAGCAACGAGTGAAAACAGCGACAG TGATTGA